A window of Candidatus Purcelliella pentastirinorum contains these coding sequences:
- a CDS encoding SufS family cysteine desulfurase, translating to MNPLIIRKQFPILENKVHGKRLIYFDNAASTQKPLSVINTEMDFYKYEYSSVHRGVYSLSTSATNRLENVRIQIGKFINASSEKEIVFLKNATEGINLVSNSWGCDKLRSTDNIIITIMEHHSNIVPWQLLSLKIGFEIRVLNIEPSGEFNIDQIYYLIDKNTKLLAITEISNVLGVINPLKEIIFIAKKYNITILVDGSQAILHKKVDVQDLNCDFYVFSAHKIYGPSGVGVLYGKYELLINMPPWQVGGGMIKTVYLSNTKKTTWLSPPHRFEAGTLNISGIIGLGAALKWFQSMDINLINKYERQIYNYAINKLSELSFLKIYSISKRSIGIISFNFIKKHAYDIGILLNNYGIAIRTGHHCAMPLMEYYGVSSMCRISFALYNVQEEIDKLIFYLSHINHLLNKY from the coding sequence ATGAATCCATTGATTATTAGAAAACAATTTCCTATTTTAGAAAATAAAGTACATGGTAAAAGATTAATTTATTTTGATAATGCAGCTTCTACACAAAAACCACTAAGTGTAATTAATACAGAAATGGATTTTTATAAATATGAATATTCTTCTGTTCATAGAGGTGTGTATTCTTTGAGTACAAGCGCGACTAATCGTTTAGAAAATGTTCGCATTCAAATAGGTAAATTTATTAATGCTTCATCTGAAAAAGAGATTGTTTTTTTAAAAAATGCTACTGAAGGTATAAATTTAGTTTCTAATAGTTGGGGATGTGATAAATTAAGAAGTACTGATAATATAATTATTACAATTATGGAACATCATTCAAATATAGTTCCTTGGCAATTATTATCTTTAAAGATTGGTTTTGAAATTAGAGTTTTAAATATTGAACCTTCAGGAGAATTTAATATTGATCAAATTTATTATTTAATAGATAAAAATACTAAATTGTTAGCAATTACTGAGATTTCTAATGTTTTAGGAGTTATTAATCCATTAAAAGAAATAATTTTTATAGCAAAAAAATATAATATTACTATATTAGTAGATGGTTCTCAAGCTATATTACATAAAAAAGTAGATGTTCAGGATTTAAATTGTGATTTTTATGTTTTTTCAGCTCATAAAATTTATGGTCCATCAGGAGTAGGTGTTTTATATGGTAAGTATGAATTATTAATTAATATGCCTCCTTGGCAAGTTGGTGGTGGTATGATTAAAACTGTTTATTTATCAAATACTAAAAAAACAACTTGGTTGTCCCCTCCTCATCGCTTTGAGGCTGGCACTCTTAATATATCTGGTATTATTGGTTTAGGAGCTGCATTAAAATGGTTTCAATCTATGGATATTAATCTAATTAATAAATATGAAAGGCAAATATATAATTATGCAATAAATAAATTAAGTGAATTATCTTTTCTTAAGATATATAGTATATCTAAACGTTCAATAGGTATAATATCTTTTAATTTTATAAAAAAACATGCTTATGATATTGGTATTCTTTTGAATAATTATGGTATTGCTATACGTACTGGGCATCATTGTGCCATGCCCTTAATGGAATATTATGGAGTTTCTTCTATGTGTAGAATTTCTTTTGCACTTTATAATGTTCAAGAGGAAATAGATAAATTAATATTTTATTTATCTCATATTAATCATTTATTAAATAAATATTAA
- a CDS encoding SufD family Fe-S cluster assembly protein, with translation MAGLSIDIFLNKWKDLFYDSFNYSNYFKNHLKSLLNIKLTVNEYNLFKYFFDKKLINFVNKNLLLDKINELSLPIDSIRLIFIDGFFVCNFSNTEFIIFNNINVLNYYNYFTAISFDIFLHLIESILNKIFILNIYSNNLNDKPIYILNISTGLKSDINVLNYRYHIIIESSSYINIIEHYVSLNNYSHLTCARFVIEVLNNSYLEHTKILSENSSSYHFSCNDIYIDSGSFVNSTVFLLGSGIIRNNTNVKFNGENGNILLNSLSVPIKNNFFNNYTYVEHNFRNSKSYQLHKIISSAYGKFRGLVKILQNSSKVNATMISRNLLLNNLSYIETEPKLEIYNNDVKCTHAATLGKIDENQIFYLCSRGIDSGIAKNMIISSFSYDIINLVKNNLLRDIILKLINKRLFGDFYESIDY, from the coding sequence ATGGCTGGCTTGTCAATTGATATTTTTTTAAATAAATGGAAAGATTTATTTTATGATAGTTTTAATTATTCTAATTATTTTAAAAATCATTTGAAAAGTTTATTAAATATTAAATTAACTGTTAATGAATATAATTTGTTTAAATATTTTTTTGATAAAAAATTAATTAATTTCGTAAATAAAAATTTATTATTAGATAAGATTAACGAATTATCTTTACCAATTGATTCTATTCGTTTAATTTTTATTGATGGTTTTTTTGTTTGTAATTTTAGTAATACTGAATTTATTATATTTAATAATATAAATGTTTTAAATTATTATAATTATTTTACTGCTATATCTTTTGATATTTTTTTACATTTAATAGAAAGTATTTTAAATAAAATTTTTATTTTAAATATATATTCTAATAATTTAAATGATAAACCTATATATATATTAAATATTAGTACAGGATTAAAATCTGATATTAATGTTTTGAATTATAGATATCATATTATTATAGAGTCTTCATCTTATATTAATATTATTGAACATTATGTTAGTTTAAATAATTATTCTCATTTGACTTGTGCTAGATTTGTCATAGAGGTTTTAAATAATTCATATCTAGAGCATACAAAAATTTTATCAGAAAATTCTTCTAGTTATCATTTTTCCTGTAATGATATATATATCGATAGTGGTTCTTTCGTTAATAGTACTGTTTTTCTTTTAGGATCTGGTATTATTAGAAATAATACTAATGTTAAATTTAATGGTGAAAATGGGAATATTTTATTGAATAGTTTATCAGTTCCTATTAAGAATAATTTTTTTAATAATTATACTTATGTTGAACATAATTTTCGTAATTCTAAAAGTTATCAGTTACATAAAATAATTTCTTCTGCTTATGGTAAATTTAGAGGTCTTGTAAAGATATTACAAAATTCATCAAAAGTTAATGCTACAATGATAAGTAGAAATCTATTATTAAATAATCTTTCTTATATTGAAACAGAACCTAAATTAGAAATTTATAATAATGATGTAAAATGTACACATGCTGCTACTTTAGGAAAGATAGATGAAAATCAAATATTTTATTTATGTTCTAGAGGTATAGATAGTGGAATAGCTAAAAATATGATTATATCATCATTTAGTTATGATATTATTAATTTAGTAAAAAATAATTTATTGAGAGATATAATTTTAAAACTTATTAATAAGCGTCTATTCGGTGATTTTTATGAATCCATTGATTATTAG
- the sufC gene encoding Fe-S cluster assembly ATPase SufC encodes MLKINNLNVNISDKNILFDINLNINPGEVHAIMGPNGSGKSTFSSVLSGNPKYKVISGNINFKNYNLLKLSASERAKRGIFVAFQYPIEIPGVTNKLFLYTAYNSLRKYNNKIKLDYISFNKLLNSKIKLLNISKDFLSRSVNVGFSGGEKKCNDILQMLILKPKLCVLDEIDSGLDIDILKRVSEIINNLRNNTRSFIIITHYRRILDYIKPDFVHVLYNGKFIHSGDVSLVNKLEEKGYGWLVN; translated from the coding sequence ATGCTTAAAATAAATAATTTAAATGTTAATATAAGTGATAAAAATATTTTATTTGATATAAATTTGAATATTAATCCTGGAGAAGTACATGCTATTATGGGTCCTAATGGTTCTGGTAAAAGTACTTTTTCATCAGTATTATCTGGAAATCCTAAATATAAGGTAATTTCAGGTAATATTAATTTCAAAAATTATAATTTATTAAAATTATCCGCTTCTGAACGTGCTAAAAGAGGTATTTTTGTTGCTTTTCAATATCCTATAGAAATACCTGGCGTTACTAATAAATTATTTTTATATACTGCATATAATTCTTTACGTAAATATAATAATAAAATTAAATTAGATTATATTAGTTTCAATAAATTATTAAATAGTAAAATTAAATTGTTAAATATATCTAAAGATTTTTTATCTCGTTCAGTAAATGTAGGTTTTTCTGGAGGAGAAAAGAAATGTAATGATATATTACAAATGTTAATTTTAAAACCTAAATTATGTGTTTTAGATGAAATTGATTCTGGTTTAGATATTGATATTTTAAAAAGAGTATCTGAAATTATAAATAATTTACGTAATAATACTCGTTCGTTTATTATAATAACTCATTATAGACGTATTTTAGATTATATTAAACCTGATTTTGTACATGTTTTATATAATGGTAAATTTATTCATTCTGGTGATGTTTCATTAGTGAATAAATTAGAGGAAAAAGGGTATGGCTGGCTTGTCAATTGA
- the sufB gene encoding Fe-S cluster assembly protein SufB: protein MFKKYKQGFFTKLNTNNLGYGINKNIITAISRKKNEPAWMLDFRMKAFKIWKNMSEPHWLNAFYEKLNYQKYIYYSAPCINNNLDSNNIKNKKLSNNDSNNYLTKEVKKTFDKLNIPINKNNKVAIDAIFDSVSVATTCVNILKKKGIIFCSLSYAIQKYPSLVKKYLGMVVPFNDNFFAALNSAVVSDGTFVYVPKGVNCPMELSTYFRINSKNIGQFERTIIIAEENSYVSYIEGCSAPINHNHQLHAAVVEVILHKNARVKYSTVQNWFPGDNINNGILNFVTKRALCLGKKSHMSWVQSETGSAITWKYPSVILKGDHSIGEFFSVALTTGYQQADTGTKMFHIGKNTRSTIISKSISTFKSRNTYRGIVKINKYASNSRNYTQCDSMLIGSSSKVYTFPSIKVKNNTSQVEHEATVSKINEDQLFYCFQRCIDQDNAVSMIVNGFCKKIFTELPLEFAVEAKKLLSINLENSVG, encoded by the coding sequence ATGTTTAAAAAATATAAGCAGGGTTTTTTTACTAAATTAAATACAAATAATTTAGGTTATGGTATTAATAAAAATATTATTACAGCAATATCTAGAAAAAAGAATGAACCAGCTTGGATGTTAGATTTTCGTATGAAGGCATTTAAAATATGGAAAAATATGTCTGAACCTCATTGGTTGAATGCTTTTTATGAAAAATTAAATTATCAGAAATATATTTATTATTCAGCTCCATGTATTAATAATAATTTAGATTCTAATAATATTAAAAATAAAAAATTATCTAATAATGATAGTAATAATTATTTAACTAAAGAAGTAAAAAAAACTTTTGATAAATTAAATATTCCAATAAATAAAAATAATAAGGTAGCTATTGATGCTATTTTTGATTCAGTATCTGTTGCAACGACTTGTGTTAATATTTTAAAAAAAAAAGGAATTATTTTTTGTTCTTTAAGTTATGCAATTCAAAAATATCCTTCTTTGGTAAAGAAATATTTAGGTATGGTTGTACCCTTTAATGATAATTTTTTTGCAGCTTTAAATTCAGCGGTTGTTTCAGATGGTACTTTTGTTTATGTACCTAAAGGAGTAAATTGTCCTATGGAATTATCTACGTATTTTAGAATTAATTCTAAAAATATTGGTCAATTTGAGAGAACAATTATTATAGCTGAAGAAAATAGTTATGTTAGTTATATTGAAGGATGTTCTGCCCCAATTAATCATAATCATCAATTACATGCAGCTGTTGTTGAAGTTATTTTACATAAAAATGCTAGAGTAAAATATTCTACAGTACAAAATTGGTTTCCAGGGGATAATATTAACAATGGTATTTTAAATTTTGTTACCAAAAGAGCATTATGTTTGGGAAAAAAAAGTCATATGTCTTGGGTGCAGTCTGAAACTGGTTCTGCTATAACTTGGAAATATCCAAGTGTTATATTAAAGGGTGATCATTCTATTGGTGAATTTTTTTCTGTAGCATTAACTACAGGTTATCAGCAAGCTGATACTGGTACTAAAATGTTTCATATAGGAAAAAATACTAGATCTACAATTATATCTAAGAGTATTTCTACATTTAAGAGTAGAAATACATATAGAGGAATAGTTAAAATAAATAAATATGCTTCAAATTCTAGAAATTATACTCAATGTGATTCAATGTTAATTGGTAGTAGTAGTAAAGTTTATACATTTCCTTCTATTAAAGTTAAAAATAATACTTCACAGGTAGAACATGAAGCTACTGTTTCTAAAATTAATGAAGATCAGTTATTTTATTGTTTTCAAAGATGTATTGATCAAGACAATGCGGTATCTATGATAGTTAATGGATTTTGTAAAAAAATTTTTACAGAATTGCCTTTAGAATTTGCTGTAGAAGCTAAAAAATTATTATCTATAAATTTAGAGAATAGTGTTGGTTGA
- a CDS encoding HesB/IscA family protein, which translates to MELGTLNIFKDSSVLYNVIITDNAAKQIISLSNKDFDIKGIRLKIYYSGCAGLIYKMEIVKVVIESDLRFSHMGSILYVSLNDIEFINGIKIDYVINKFSSMFTFNNPKASRFCRCGKSFNI; encoded by the coding sequence ATGGAATTAGGTACTTTAAATATTTTTAAAGATTCTTCTGTTTTATATAATGTTATTATAACTGATAATGCTGCAAAACAAATTATTTCATTATCTAATAAAGATTTTGATATTAAAGGTATTAGATTAAAGATTTATTATTCTGGATGTGCAGGATTAATTTATAAAATGGAAATTGTTAAAGTTGTAATTGAAAGTGATTTGAGGTTTTCTCATATGGGATCAATTTTATATGTTTCTTTAAATGATATTGAATTTATTAATGGTATTAAAATAGATTATGTTATTAATAAATTTAGTTCAATGTTTACTTTTAATAATCCTAAAGCATCTCGTTTTTGTAGATGCGGTAAAAGTTTTAATATATAA
- a CDS encoding YbhQ family protein gives MRFYFHFIIHVFLSILLIFSWKYNLLILFCVILLLFYGFLFFAMLFVNQIYFLRKFDDFLEEITTIYYFFCNLLMLFLMSKIVNNLFFLFFLALLLNLGPLFISLIKIMY, from the coding sequence ATGAGATTTTATTTTCATTTTATAATACATGTTTTTTTGTCGATATTATTAATATTTAGTTGGAAATATAATTTATTGATTTTATTTTGTGTAATTTTATTATTATTTTATGGTTTTTTATTTTTTGCGATGTTATTTGTTAATCAAATATATTTTTTACGTAAATTTGATGATTTTTTAGAAGAGATTACTACTATTTATTATTTTTTTTGTAATTTATTAATGTTATTTTTAATGTCTAAAATTGTTAATAATTTATTTTTTTTGTTTTTTTTAGCTTTATTGTTAAATTTAGGTCCTTTATTTATTTCTTTAATTAAAATCATGTATTGA
- a CDS encoding Bax inhibitor-1/YccA family protein — protein MVQYSRQNNTIIQQTRRTSLQTYMAYVYGWMTCGLLLTSFVSWFVSNTPEIIQLIFNNRIVFFSLVIIQLLVVFILSGMINSLSATLSTSLFMLYSVLTGLTISSIFFIYTFSSVANLFLITSGMFGVMSFFGYVTNRDLTKIGSLAFMLLIGITLATIVNLWLNSPFFTCILNYLGIVVFVILTAYDTQKLKDFGESVIIENKNSFRRYSIIGALTLYLDFINLFIILIRNFGNNRR, from the coding sequence ATGGTACAATATTCTCGTCAAAATAATACTATTATTCAACAAACTCGTCGTACTAGTCTACAAACATATATGGCTTATGTTTATGGATGGATGACATGTGGTTTATTGTTAACATCTTTTGTTTCTTGGTTTGTTTCTAATACTCCTGAAATTATTCAATTAATTTTTAATAATAGGATTGTTTTTTTTAGTTTGGTTATTATACAATTATTAGTAGTATTTATTTTATCTGGTATGATTAATTCATTAAGCGCGACATTAAGTACTAGTTTATTTATGTTATATTCAGTATTAACTGGATTAACTATATCTAGTATATTTTTTATTTATACTTTTTCTTCTGTGGCTAATTTATTTTTAATAACTTCTGGAATGTTTGGTGTTATGAGTTTTTTTGGATATGTTACTAATAGGGATTTAACTAAAATTGGTAGTTTGGCTTTTATGTTATTGATTGGGATTACATTAGCTACAATAGTTAATTTATGGTTAAATAGTCCCTTTTTTACCTGTATTTTGAATTATCTTGGTATAGTTGTATTTGTAATTTTAACTGCATATGATACTCAAAAACTAAAAGATTTTGGTGAGAGTGTTATTATTGAAAATAAGAATTCATTTCGTCGTTATTCTATTATCGGTGCTTTAACTTTATATCTTGATTTCATTAATTTATTTATTATATTAATTCGTAATTTTGGTAATAATAGAAGATAA
- the nth gene encoding endonuclease III, with protein MNKKKINEIIKIFKKKNPIPKTELNYKTPFELLIALILSAKSKDIQVNKITKKLWNTTNTPKKILKLGKKKLKKQIKSLGLFNNKTKNIIKTCEIIINKHKNKIPNNRKELEKLPGIGRKSSNIILNILYNKNTIAVDTHVFRICNRTKIVTGNTTIKIEKKLIKIIPKKFKKNIHNWLVLHGRYICKAKKPLCNSCKISKLCEYKSKNYF; from the coding sequence ATGAATAAAAAAAAAATAAATGAAATAATAAAAATTTTTAAAAAGAAAAATCCTATACCTAAAACAGAATTAAATTATAAAACACCATTTGAATTATTAATTGCATTAATATTATCAGCTAAATCAAAAGATATACAAGTAAATAAAATTACAAAAAAATTATGGAATACAACAAATACACCAAAAAAAATATTAAAACTAGGAAAAAAAAAATTAAAAAAACAAATAAAATCCTTAGGATTATTTAACAATAAAACAAAAAATATAATAAAAACATGTGAAATAATAATAAATAAACACAAAAATAAAATACCTAATAATAGAAAAGAATTAGAAAAATTACCTGGAATAGGAAGAAAATCTTCAAACATTATTTTAAATATATTATACAATAAAAATACAATAGCTGTTGATACTCATGTATTTAGAATATGCAATAGAACTAAAATAGTTACAGGTAATACAACAATTAAAATAGAAAAAAAATTAATAAAAATTATTCCAAAAAAATTTAAAAAAAACATACACAATTGGTTAGTATTACATGGACGATACATATGTAAAGCTAAAAAACCATTATGTAATTCATGTAAAATCAGTAAATTATGTGAATATAAAAGTAAAAACTATTTTTAG
- the dnaC gene encoding DNA replication protein DnaC: MKNFSKFLKKFSNLLPSGFKPKFITGNDLLRWHQEQGVLYSASIIRDNKATKIQRMFSRSGIRELYINCSFNNYQIEHEGHKKVLHAAHRYAKEFNDNISSFVFLGNPGTGKNHLAAAICNYLILRNKSVLIVTVADLMSSMKSTFNVYNNLSEEYLLRNFSTVDLLIIDEIGVQIQSRYEKIVINQIVDRRSSSKKSTGMLSNLNYLKLRTLLGKRVIDRMCLGKGLWLNFNWSSYRKKVNVNEC, translated from the coding sequence ATGAAAAATTTTTCAAAATTTTTAAAAAAATTTTCAAATTTATTACCTTCAGGTTTTAAACCTAAATTCATTACGGGTAATGATTTATTAAGATGGCATCAAGAGCAAGGTGTTTTATATTCTGCTTCTATCATTAGAGATAATAAAGCAACTAAAATACAGAGGATGTTTAGTAGATCGGGAATACGTGAATTATATATAAATTGTTCTTTCAATAATTATCAAATTGAACATGAAGGTCATAAGAAAGTATTACATGCAGCACATAGATATGCCAAAGAATTTAATGATAATATATCTAGTTTTGTTTTTTTAGGCAACCCAGGAACCGGTAAGAACCATTTAGCAGCTGCAATTTGTAATTATTTGATTTTACGTAACAAGAGTGTATTAATAGTTACTGTAGCTGATTTAATGTCAAGCATGAAATCTACTTTTAATGTTTATAATAATTTAAGTGAAGAATATTTATTAAGAAATTTTAGTACTGTAGATTTATTAATTATTGATGAAATAGGTGTTCAAATTCAATCTAGATATGAAAAAATTGTTATAAATCAAATTGTTGATAGACGTTCTTCATCTAAAAAATCCACTGGTATGTTATCTAATTTAAATTATTTAAAGTTAAGGACTTTGTTAGGTAAAAGGGTTATTGATCGTATGTGTTTAGGGAAAGGATTATGGTTAAATTTTAATTGGAGTAGTTATAGAAAAAAAGTTAATGTTAATGAATGTTAA
- the mnmE gene encoding tRNA uridine-5-carboxymethylaminomethyl(34) synthesis GTPase MnmE, with protein sequence MEFTDTILAQVTPVGKSGVAVLRVSGSYSKEVAFHLLNKIPKIRYAEYLPFYDSGNKIIDQGIALFFSAPNSLTGEDILELQCHGSLVVIDLLIEHILSLSIVRMAEPGEFLKRAFLNDKIDLIQAEAISDLINADSIKVARLAMNSFKGLFSNRVNIVMSKLKNIRVYIEAHIDFLHDDYISLNFIDEINSLIDEINDIKHSSYDGSVLREGIKFVFSGFPNVGKSTLFNLLSGNDISIVSDIPGTTRDILREYINIDHLSLHIVDTAGLNDSDDEIEKIGIDRAWIELKGADHIFFVIDNNIIKNKSLLFDYLSLIKNKTFSSIPITIVNNKIDLLNKSPCIESINSYPIIYLSALTGNGICLLKKYIKNIIKTSRNIEGNFLARRRHLDILEKSLKYLNNAKYYLSSNYSLELLAEELRNAYQILGRINGIFTSEELFNNIFSDFCIGK encoded by the coding sequence ATGGAATTTACGGATACTATTTTAGCACAAGTTACTCCTGTAGGTAAAAGTGGTGTAGCGGTGTTACGTGTCTCTGGTTCTTATAGTAAGGAAGTTGCTTTTCATTTATTAAATAAAATTCCTAAAATACGTTATGCTGAATATTTACCTTTTTACGATTCTGGAAATAAAATTATTGATCAAGGTATAGCATTATTTTTTTCAGCTCCTAATTCTTTAACTGGAGAAGATATTTTAGAATTACAGTGTCATGGTAGTTTAGTTGTTATAGATTTATTGATTGAACATATATTATCTTTATCTATTGTTAGAATGGCAGAGCCAGGTGAATTTTTGAAAAGAGCTTTTTTAAATGATAAAATAGATTTAATTCAAGCTGAAGCTATTTCAGATTTAATAAATGCAGATTCTATTAAAGTTGCTAGATTAGCAATGAATTCTTTTAAAGGTTTATTTTCTAATAGAGTAAATATTGTTATGTCCAAATTAAAAAATATAAGAGTATATATTGAAGCTCATATTGATTTTTTGCATGATGATTATATTAGTCTAAATTTTATAGATGAAATAAATAGTTTAATTGATGAAATAAATGATATAAAACATTCTTCGTATGATGGTAGTGTTTTACGTGAAGGAATTAAATTTGTTTTTTCTGGGTTTCCAAATGTAGGTAAATCTACATTGTTCAATTTATTATCAGGAAATGATATTTCTATAGTTAGTGATATTCCTGGTACTACTAGAGATATTTTACGTGAATATATTAATATTGATCATTTATCATTACATATTGTTGATACTGCTGGTTTAAATGATTCTGATGATGAAATAGAAAAAATAGGTATTGATCGTGCTTGGATTGAATTAAAAGGTGCAGATCATATTTTTTTTGTTATAGATAATAATATCATTAAAAATAAGTCTTTACTTTTTGATTATTTATCACTAATAAAAAATAAAACATTTTCTAGTATACCAATAACTATTGTAAATAATAAAATTGATCTTTTAAATAAATCACCATGTATTGAAAGTATTAATTCATATCCAATTATTTATTTATCTGCTTTAACTGGTAATGGTATTTGTTTATTAAAAAAATATATTAAGAATATTATTAAAACATCTAGGAATATTGAAGGTAATTTTTTAGCTAGGCGTAGACATTTAGATATTTTAGAAAAATCTCTTAAATATTTGAATAATGCAAAATATTATTTATCAAGTAATTATTCATTAGAATTATTAGCTGAAGAATTACGTAATGCTTATCAAATATTAGGTAGAATTAATGGTATTTTTACTTCTGAAGAATTATTTAATAATATTTTTTCTGATTTTTGTATTGGTAAATAG
- the yidC gene encoding membrane protein insertase YidC: MYNQFRFIFIIFLFVSCFLWQAWINDHLQFSKHENNLNYFSEINNKYKDYNSIINIKTDVLSVKINAYGGDIEQAELLRYSNKLNTFSPYKILEILPNFIYQAQSGILKVENIGKRNDFIRHYYHFYKNNYELLSGKDELRVPIKYTDIDGVVYTKVFIFKRGKYYVNVKYFISNVSHNILHLSVFNQLKQSFDLPEEKNFNFTKSRLSINSFRGAAYSTENKKYVKYKFDDIIKNDNLNISTYGGWVSMFQQYFITAWIPNNNSKNIFYTDHFYLLNKKIVVIGYRSPVINIFPGKNKIFHSILWLGPKIQNELSLVAPYLDFTVDYGLLWFISQPLFNLLKLIHNLFGNWGVSIIMITLFVRMIMYPLTKVQYVSVAKMKMLQPKIEEIRLRFKNDKKRITQEMILLYKHEKVNPFGGCLPLIIQMPIFLALYYMLMNSIELRHANFIFWIHDLSSQDPYYILPILMGITMFMIQKISPTNVSDPIQQKVMNIMPFIFTIFFLWFPSGLVLYYVVSNLITIVQQHIIYRSVKNYTL; the protein is encoded by the coding sequence ATGTATAATCAATTTAGATTTATTTTTATTATTTTTTTATTTGTTTCATGTTTTTTATGGCAAGCATGGATAAATGATCATTTACAATTTTCAAAACATGAAAATAATTTAAATTATTTTTCTGAAATAAATAATAAATATAAAGATTATAATAGTATTATAAATATTAAAACAGATGTTTTATCTGTTAAAATTAATGCCTATGGTGGAGATATAGAACAAGCTGAATTATTACGTTATTCAAATAAGTTGAATACTTTTTCTCCTTATAAAATTTTAGAAATTTTACCTAATTTTATTTATCAAGCTCAAAGCGGTATTTTAAAGGTAGAAAATATTGGTAAAAGAAATGATTTTATTCGTCATTATTATCATTTTTATAAGAATAATTATGAATTATTATCTGGGAAAGATGAATTAAGGGTTCCTATTAAATATACAGATATTGATGGAGTTGTTTATACTAAGGTGTTTATTTTTAAAAGAGGTAAATATTATGTTAATGTTAAATATTTTATTAGTAATGTTTCTCATAATATTTTACATTTATCCGTGTTTAATCAATTAAAACAGTCATTTGATCTTCCAGAAGAAAAAAATTTTAATTTTACTAAAAGTAGATTGTCTATTAATAGTTTTAGAGGAGCTGCTTATTCTACTGAGAATAAGAAATATGTTAAATATAAATTTGATGATATCATTAAAAATGATAATTTAAATATATCAACTTATGGCGGATGGGTTTCAATGTTTCAACAATATTTTATTACAGCGTGGATACCTAATAATAATAGTAAGAATATATTTTATACTGATCATTTTTATTTATTAAATAAGAAAATAGTAGTTATAGGTTATAGATCACCTGTAATAAATATTTTTCCCGGTAAAAATAAAATTTTTCATTCAATTTTATGGCTGGGTCCTAAAATACAGAATGAATTATCTCTAGTTGCTCCTTATTTAGATTTTACAGTTGATTATGGTTTATTATGGTTTATTTCTCAACCATTATTTAATTTGTTAAAGTTAATACATAATTTATTTGGTAATTGGGGTGTTTCTATTATTATGATTACATTATTTGTAAGGATGATTATGTATCCTTTAACTAAAGTTCAATATGTTTCTGTTGCTAAAATGAAAATGTTACAACCTAAAATAGAAGAAATAAGATTAAGGTTTAAAAACGATAAAAAACGTATTACTCAGGAAATGATATTGTTATATAAACATGAAAAAGTTAATCCATTTGGTGGATGTTTGCCTCTTATTATTCAAATGCCAATTTTTTTAGCTCTTTATTATATGTTAATGAATTCTATTGAATTAAGACACGCAAATTTTATATTTTGGATACATGATCTTTCATCTCAAGATCCTTATTATATATTACCTATTTTAATGGGAATTACTATGTTTATGATTCAAAAGATATCACCTACTAATGTTAGTGATCCAATTCAACAAAAGGTTATGAATATCATGCCTTTTATATTTACAATATTTTTTTTATGGTTTCCATCTGGTTTAGTATTATATTATGTTGTTAGTAATCTTATTACGATTGTTCAACAACATATTATATATAGATCTGTTAAAAACTATACTTTATAG